The following coding sequences lie in one Spinacia oleracea cultivar Varoflay chromosome 1, BTI_SOV_V1, whole genome shotgun sequence genomic window:
- the LOC110803278 gene encoding anthocyanidin-3-O-glucoside rhamnosyltransferase-like, translated as MGSKLHIIMFPWFAYGHIYPFIQLSNKLYSHGIQISFFSIPGNIDRIKCSLNLTPPNQLISLTIPPVEGLPPNFDSSSDITTETSELLKVALDQMQPQIKTLLSQLKPQIICFDFAHYWLPPIASELGIKAVYFSVFSAVSNSYLTIPARMLDPTKQLTVEDLKNPPQGYPKTSITSVKTFQARNFQYIFKSFHGGPPVFERVMSFITACDATIYKTCTEIEGPYIDYLKTQIGKPLILAGPSVPPPPSGELEEKWEHCLGNFPEKSVIFCNFGSETYLDNTQIQELTLGLELTGLPFFLVLNFGTSSVDAHAKLEATLPEGFQERIRDRGVVHTGWVQQQHILAHRSVGCYLNHAGFSSVIEGIVNDCQLAFVPQKGDQFINSKFFSGDLKLGVEVNRRDEDGYFGKNDILKAIQTVMVDTDKEPGRFIRKNHSNWRMFFLDKEIETRYIENLVDELVVLA; from the coding sequence ATGGGAAGCAAACTTCATATTATTATGTTTCCATGGTTTGCATATGGTCATATATACCCATTCATCCAACTCTCTAACAAGCTCTACTCACATGGCATCCAAATCTCTTTCTTCTCCATACCCGGAAACATCGATCGCATTAAATGCTCCCTTAATCTCACTCCTCCAAACCAACTCATCTCCCTTACTATACCTCCAGTTGAAGGACTACCCCCCAACTTTGACAGCAGCTCTGACATAACAACAGAAACTTCTGAGCTCCTCAAAGTAGCACTTGACCAAATGCAACCCCAAATCAAAACCCTCTTATCTCAACTCAAACCCCAAATCATCTGCTTTGATTTTGCACACTACTGGCTTCCCCCAATAGCTTCTGAATTAGGCATCAAAGCTGTTTATTTCAGTGTATTTTCAGCTGTTTCGAATTCATATCTAACTATTCCTGCGAGAATGCTTGATCCAACTAAACAACTCACAGTTGAGGACTTAAAGAACCCTCCTCAAGGCTACCCCAAAACCTCAATCACATCAGTAAAAACCTTCCAAGCTCGAAACTTCCAGTACATTTTCAAGAGCTTCCACGGTGGACCCCCCGTTTTCGAAAGGGTAATGAGCTTCATAACAGCTTGTGATGCTACAATCTACAAGACCTGCACTGAAATAGAAGGTCCATACATAGATTACTTAAAGACACAGATAGGAAAACCACTGATTTTGGCTGGGCCTTCTGTTCCTCCACCACCCTCTGGTGAACTAGAAGAAAAATGGGAACACTGTTTAGGTAACTTCCCTGAAAAATCAGTCATATTCTGCAATTTCGGAAGTGAGACGTACTTGGATAACACGCAGATTCAGGAGCTTACACTAGGGTTAGAGCTCACTGGTCTGCCCTTCTTCCTGGTTCTGAATTTTGGAACCAGTAGCGTCGACGCCCATGCTAAGTTAGAAGCGACGCTACCAGAAGGGTTTCAAGAGAGAATTAGAGACAGAGGAGTAGTGCACACAGGGTGGGTGCAACAGCAGCACATTCTAGCACACAGAAGTGTAGGATGTTACTTAAATCATGCAGGTTTTAGCTCTGTAATAGAGGGTATTGTGAATGATTGTCAACTAGCATTTGTTCCACAAAAGGGTGACCAATTTATCAACTCTAAGTTTTTCAGTGGGGATCTGAAGCTGGGTGTGGAGGTAAACAGGAGAGATGAAGATGGGTATTTTGGAAAAAACGATATTCTGAAAGCTATACAGACAGTCATGGTGGATACTGATAAAGAACCAGGTAGATTCATCAGAAAGAATCACAGCAATTGGAGAATGTTTTTCTTAGATAAGGAGATAGAAACTAGATACATAGAAAATTTGGTTGATGAACTTGTTGTCTTGGCGTGA
- the LOC110803271 gene encoding anthocyanidin-3-O-glucoside rhamnosyltransferase-like, translating into MEVSNKRQNKLHIAMFPWFAYGHINPFIQLSNKLSTHDIQISFFSIPGNIDRIKSSLNLSPPNQLVPLTIPPTEGLPPNFDSSSDITPQTAELLQLALDQMQPQVKALLPQFQPQVILFDFAYHWLPSVASELGIKAVHFNTFPAAIHSYLTIPSRMIDPNKPPTLEDLKSPPQGYPKTSTASVKTFEARGYQYLFKSFHVGPCHFIKILAFTNSCDAIIYRTCNEIEGPFIDYFKTQINKPVLLAGPGVPLPPSSELDEKWGMWLGKFPEKSVIYCSFGSETSLNNAQIQEVALGLELTGLPFILVLNFGTSSSIDAHNKLEASLPEGFRERIKDRGVLHTGWVQQQNILAHRSIGCFLTHAGFSSVIEGIVNDCQLAFLPLKADQFMIAKLFSGDLKAGVEVQRRDEDGYFAKEDILEAIKTITVDTDKEPGRSIRENHSNWRKFFMNKETEARYVANLADELKALVQKA; encoded by the coding sequence ATGGAAGTCTCAAACAAACGGCAAAACAAGCTTCATATTGCTATGTTTCCTTGGTTTGCATATGGTCATATAAACCCATTCATCCAGCTTTCTAACAAGCTTTCCACCCATGACATCCAAATCTCTTTCTTCTCAATACCAGGAAACATTGACCGTATCAAATCCTCCCTTAATCTCTCGCCTCCCAACCAGCTCGTCCCTCTCACTATTCCTCCAACTGAAGGACTCCCTCCTAACTTTGACAGCAGCTCCGACATAACACCTCAAACTGCTGAGCTCCTCCAACTAGCACTTGATCAAATGCAGCCCCAAGTCAAAGCTCTATTACCTCAATTCCAGCCACAAGTTATCCTCTTTGATTTTGCATATCACTGGCTTCCTTCAGTAGCTTCTGAACTAGGCATCAAAGCTGTTCATTTCAATACATTCCCAGCTGCTATCCATTCATATCTCACTATCCCTTCAAGAATGATTGATCCAAATAAACCACCCACACTTGAGGACTTGAAGAGCCCTCCTCAAGGCTACCCCAAAACATCAACCGCCTCAGTGAAAACCTTCGAAGCTAGAGGCTACCAATACCTTTTCAAGAGCTTCCATGTCGGACCGTGCCATTTCATAAAGATATTGGCCTTCACAAACAGCTGTGATGCTATAATTTATAGAACCTGCAATGAAATAGAAGGTCCATTCATAGATTActtcaaaacccaaataaataaaCCAGTGCTTTTAGCTGGCCCAGGTGTTCCTCTACCACCCTCTAGTGAACTGGACGAAAAATGGGGGATGTGGTTAGGTAAATTTCCTGAAAAGTCAGTCATATACTGCAGCTTCGGAAGCGAGACATCCTTGAATAATGCACAGATTCAGGAGGTTGCACTCGGGTTGGAGCTCACTGGTCTGCCCTTTATATTGGTCTTGAATTTCGGAACAAGTAGCAGCATTGATGCCCACAATAAGCTAGAAGCATCATTACCAGAAGGATTTAGAGAGAGAATCAAGGACAGGGGAGTTCTGCATACAGGATGGGTGCAACAGCAGAACATTTTAGCACATAGAAGCATAGGATGCTTTCTTACTCACGCAGGGTTTAGCTCTGTAATAGAGGGTATTGTGAACGACTGTCAATTAGCATTTCTACCTCTAAAAGCTGACCAGTTTATGATCGCTAAACTATTTAGTGGGGATCTGAAAGCAGGGGTGGAGGTACAGCGAAGAGATGAAGATGGATATTTTGCCAAAGAAGATATTTTGGAAGCAATAAAGACGATCACAGTGGATACTGATAAAGAACCAGGTAGATCCATCAGAGAAAATCATAGCAATTGGAGAAAGTTTTTCATGAATAAGGAGACTGAAGCTAGATATGTTGCAAATTTAGCTGACGAACTCAAGGCTTTGGTTCAAAAAGCTTAG
- the LOC110803262 gene encoding anthocyanidin-3-O-glucoside rhamnosyltransferase-like, with translation MAASNKEQSKLHIAMFPWFAYGHINPFIQLSNKLSSHGIQISFFSIPGNIDRIKSSLNLSPPNQLIPLTIPPTEGLSPNFDSSSEVTPQTAQLLTLALDQMQPQVKALLPQLQPQVILFDFAYHWLPSVASELGIKAVHFNTFPAVINSYLTVPSRMTDPNKPPTFEDLKNPPQGYPKTSTASVKTFEAQDYLFLFKSFDGGPCHFEKILAFTNSCDAILYRTCNEIEGPFIDYFKTQINKPLLLAGPSVPLPPSGELDEKWEMWLGKFPEKSVIYCSFGSETYLNDAQIQELTLGLELTGLPFILVLNFGTSNSTDAHNKLEASLPEGFRERIKDRGVLHTGWVQQQNILAHRSIGCFLTHAGFSSVIEGIVNDCQLAFLPLKADQFMIAKLFSGDLKAGVEVNRRDEDGSFAKEDIFEAIKTIMVDTDKEPSRSIRENHSNWRKFLMNKEIEASYIANLAHELKALVQKA, from the coding sequence ATGGCCGCCTCAAACAAAGAGCAAAGCAAGCTACATATTGCTATGTTTCCTTGGTTTGCATATGGTCATATAAACCCATTCATCCAGCTCTCTAACAAGCTTTCCTCCCATGGCATCCAAATCTCTTTCTTCTCAATACCAGGAAACATTGATCGTATCAAATCCTCCCTTAATCTCTCACCTCCCAACCAGCTCATCCCCCTCACTATTCCCCCAACTGAAGGACTCTCTCCCAACTTTGACAGCAGCTCTGAAGTAACACCTCAAACTGCTCAGCTTCTCACACTAGCACTTGATCAAATGCAGCCCCAAGTCAAAGCTCTATTACCTCAACTCCAGCCACAAGTTATCCTCTTTGATTTTGCATATCACTGGCTTCCCTCAGTAGCTTCTGAACTAGGCATCAAAGCTGTTCATTTCAATACATTCCCAGCTGTTATCAATTCATATCTCACTGTCCCTTCAAGAATGACTGATCCAAATAAACCACCGACATTTGAGGACTTGAAGAACCCTCCTCAAGGCTATCCCAAAACCTCAACCGCCTCAGTGAAAACCTTCGAAGCTCAAGATTACCTATTCCTTTTCAAGAGTTTCGATGGCGGACCGTGCCATTTCGAAAAGATATTGGCATTCACAAACAGCTGTGATGCTATACTTTACAGGACCTGCAATGAAATAGAAGGTCCATTCATAGATTACTTCAAGACCCAAATAAATAAACCACTGCTTTTAGCTGGCCCAAGTGTTCCTCTACCACCCTCTGGTGAACTGGATGAAAAATGGGAGATGTGGTTAGGTAAATTTCCTGAAAAGTCAGTCATATACTGCAGCTTCGGAAGCGAGACATACTTGAATGATGCTCAGATTCAGGAGCTTACACTTGGGTTGGAGCTCACTGGTCTGCCCTTTATCTTGGTTTTGAATTTTGGAACAAGTAACAGCACCGATGCCCACAATAAGCTAGAAGCATCATTACCAGAAGGATTTAGAGAGAGAATCAAAGACAGGGGCGTTCTGCATACAGGATGGGTGCAACAGCAAAACATTTTAGCACACAGAAGCATAGGATGCTTTCTTACTCACGCAGGGTTCAGCTCTGTAATAGAGGGTATTGTGAATGACTGTCAATTAGCATTTCTACCTCTAAAGGCTGACCAGTTTATGATCGCTAAGCTATTTAGTGGGGATCTGAAAGCAGGGGTGGAGGTAAATCGAAGAGATGAAGATGGGTCTTTTGCCAAAGAAGATATTTTCGAAGCAATAAAGACGATCATGGTGGATACTGATAAAGAACCAAGTAGATCCATCAGGGAGAATCATAGCAATTGGAGAAAGTTTTTGATGAATAAGGAGATTGAAGCTAGTTATATTGCAAATTTAGCTCATGAACTCAAGGCATTGGTTCAAAAAGCTTAG